The proteins below come from a single Candida albicans SC5314 chromosome 7, complete sequence genomic window:
- the NUP gene encoding Nupp (Nucleoside permease; adenosine and guanosine are substrates, whereas cytidine, adenine, guanine, uridine, uracil are not; similar to a nucleoside permease of S. pombe; possibly processed by Kex2p) — protein MKLSTLFTLATTISTLTTFTIASPVVVVEKRAINETALAEDIPTTKNNHAQTSYGKPFAIYQPKAFIISMFSLERDPWLKAMDFVHNITIPGLSPVYPDIHCTTNYTICQITTGEGEINAASSISALTLNPLFDLTKTYFLVGGIAGGEPNYTTIGGVTFAKYAVQVGLEYQLAYEDYHKTNPDWISGYIPYGTDDQNTYPGNVYGTEVFEVNEKLRDRAVELASKVHLNNGTEGNAKFRKLYNETAAQGLPKVVKCDSLTSDNYFTGNVLNDYFANFTLLMTNGSATYCSTAQEDNATLEVMTRLAKHGLVDYDRIMIMRTISDFSRPPPSMSAYEYFFNRSDGGISASLENLVIAGTPIIHDIVQNWDKIYESGEKYSSKNYVGDIFATLGGKPDFGKESFDTA, from the coding sequence ATGAAGTTATCCACTTTATTTACATTAGCCACAACCATTTCTACATTGACTACTTTTACCATTGCCAGTCCCGTAGTAGTAGTGGAGAAAAGAGCCATTAATGAAACTGCATTAGCTGAAGATATCCCAACCACCAAAAACAATCATGCTCAAACATCATATGGGAAACCATTTGCCATTTATCAACCAAAAgcatttattatttccaTGTTTAGTTTAGAAAGAGATCCTTGGTTAAAGGCTATGGATTTTGTTCATAATATTACCATACCGGGATTATCACCAGTTTATCCCGATATTCATTGTACAACAAATTATACCATTTGTCAAATCACTACTGGAGAAGGTGAAATTAATGCTGCTAGTTCAATTTCAGCATTAACTTTAAAtccattatttgatttaacGAAAACTTATTTTTTAGTTGGTGGAATCGCTGGTGGTGAACCAAATTATACTACCATTGGTGGAGTTACATTTGCTAAATATGCCGTTCAAGTTGGATTAGAATATCAATTGGCTTATGAAGATTATCATAAAACTAATCCTGATTGGATTTCCGGTTATATTCCATATGGTACTGATGATCAAAATACTTATCCTGGTAATGTATATGGTACAGAAGTATTTGAagttaatgaaaaattaagaGATAGAGCCGTTGAATTAGCTTCTAAAGttcatttaaataatgGTACTGAAGGTAATGCtaaatttagaaaattatataatgaaACTGCTGCTCAAGGATTACCTAAAGTTGTTAAATGTGATTCTTTAACTAGTGATAATTATTTCACTGGTAATGTATTAAATGATTATTTTGCTAATTTCACATTATTGATGACTAATGGTTCTGCTACTTATTGTTCTACAGCTCAAGAAGATAATGCTACTTTAGAAGTCATGACAAGATTGGCTAAACATGGCTTGGTTGATTATGATAGAATCATGATCATGAGAACTATTTCTGATTTTTCAAGACCACCTCCATCAATGTCAGCTTATGaatatttctttaataGAAGTGATGGTGGGATTTCTGCAAGTTTAGAAAATTTGGTTATTGCTGGTACTCCAATTATTCATGATATCGTTCAAAATTGGGATAAAATTTATGAAAGTGgtgaaaaatattcttcTAAAAATTATGTTGGTGATATCTTTGCCACTTTGGGTGGTAAACCAGATTTCGGTAAAGAATCATTTGATACTGCTTAA
- a CDS encoding uncharacterized protein (Predicted transmembrane transporter; induced during chlamydospore formation in both C. albicans and C. dubliniensis) has protein sequence MITLLIFIFAFLGNVLCYPQAILSHQISPKVMIVSMFQPEEEAWTSKVDFQHNITVPGLHPLYPNVHCTSNFDICQFTTGEGEINAASSIAFLISNSKFDFSKTYWLLAGIGGGDPAKVTTGSVTFAKYAIQVGLQYQIDSRELTNTNHKEGWTSGYFSYGTKHPQDYPDSVYGTEVFEVNEKLRDRAMELSRKNEKLLKLGDDDNVSLRKLYSSPANKIPTILACDVLTSDNYFTGHVLNDYFSSYSQLITNSSANYCSSAQEENATLESFIRVAKNGLIDYERIVILRTISNFVAKPKDLSIDPIEFFNEYPKGGIQHALDNLYIGGWPFVEDVVNNWDSLYKDGQSFRAENYLGDILNTLDGQGKDFGKDSYHIS, from the coding sequence ATGATAACCTTgttaatatttatttttgcaTTTTTGGGAAATGTCTTATGTTACCCACAAGCCATTCTTTCTCATCAAATATCTCCCAAAGTGATGATAGTATCAATGTTTCAGCCAGAGGAAGAGGCATGGACTTCAAAAGTTGATTTTCAACACAACATCACTGTTCCAGGTTTACATCCATTATATCCAAATGTTCATTGTACTtccaattttgatatttgtCAATTTACCACTGGGGAAGGAGAAATAAATGCTGCCAGTTCAATagcatttttaatttcaaattcaaaatttgatttctcaAAAACTTATTGGTTGTTAGCAGGAATTGGCGGTGGTGATCCTGCTAAAGTAACCACTGGATCAGTGACATTTGCAAAATATGCTATACAAGTTGGTttacaatatcaaataGATTCTCGAGAATTAACTAACACGAATCATAAAGAAGGTTGGACTTCTGGATATTTTAGTTATGGAACAAAACATCCTCAAGATTACCCTGATTCGGTTTATGGTACTGAAGTTTTTGAAGTGAATGAGAAATTAAGAGATAGAGCCATGGAATTATCTCGtaagaatgaaaaattgttaaaacTCGGTGATGACGATAATGTTAGTTTAAGAAAGTTGTATTCAAGTCCTGCCAATAAAATCCCCACCATTTTAGCTTGTGATGTTTTGACTAGTGATAATTATTTTACCGGACATGTTTTGAACGATTATTTTAGTAGTTATTCCCAGTTGATTACCAATAGTTCAGCAAATTATTGTTCGAGTGcccaagaagaaaatgctACTTTGGAATCGTTTATTAGAGTTGCCAAAAATGGCTTGATTGATTATGAAAGAATTGTTATTTTGAGAacaatttctaattttgtTGCCAAACCTAaagatttatcaattgatccaattgagtttttcaatgaatatCCTAAAGGTGGTATTCAACATGCATTGGATAATTTGTATATTGGTGGTTGGCCATTTGTTGAAGATGTCGTCAATAATTGGGATAGTTTATACAAAGATGGTCAATCTTTTAGAGCAGAGAATTATTTAGGTGATATCTTAAACACTCTTGACGGTCAAGGTAAAGATTTTGGTAAAGATTCTTATCACATCAGTTGA
- the SMC6 gene encoding DNA repair protein (Putative structural maintenance of chromosomes (SMC) protein; Hap43-induced; cell-cycle regulated periodic mRNA expression; S. cerevisiae ortholog not cell-cycle regulated; Spider biofilm induced): MTVPYKRKHDADSLFDARNGGEGVSEYMSQLLINSSDQPRKRRTMTQAPSRNGRESASETESISGADSDSDGESDDDEDDEDDDDDDEEEDDDDDVGSDPAKAGVIEKLTLKNFMCHDSFELKLGPQLNFIIGRNGSGKSAILTGISVGLGAKATDTNRGSTIRDLIKDGKSTSRITVVLKNEGSDAYKPDVFGKKIIIERKLQRSGSNTYSIKNEAGKVVSNKKSVLDEILYKFSITIDNPLAFLSQDKAREFLTSSSDKNKYEYFMDGAFITDILENYTSISNNVQVLDNKVRQAEEYTKVAKQEYKAIAKVHNAHRTNDALRNKLEMLNAKIYWFNVQTIEKKIDQENRQKDTCLQEIEQAKNQIDVCEKEIEAKIPRKDAADQQVKEVESQIKDIVEEFEGLRSKRSEMKSELEINKKETKKNIDEMNSLKEDITRTETKIEQERRRIQELQGGNKEKMAEELEKLNSEIDELESQLENLKKQLVEMQDNPDPELRSVSQQREKSRQKIADLQNQKRQLEKESVSKYSPWGSRMAELIKAIKRHPDWVQEPIGPIGSYIHVKNQYNNWKPLLSTILNKTLDSFIVTNEGDRSRLDRLLKQYQIRSNIIVKKTERLNYASGKADSAFTTVLDMLNVENDTILYALIDINSIEKNVIVESASEARDSCRRRNVQNSLVLFRKDSGHRMSYQNNTFRQDPIYYQNGMAKFGVANMSDLISDLQRELDEEHRHQNDLERRARSIKMKLDAKRDNLVSESRAIKRNLDQLKRNRSTLEDQLEVEVDYSNITTLEARIEDNNEQIRRLVALNEALLENLSQMNENYKDLKQQIEDCKSKKVKHETIREKFVKQLVEIETEIETQEDLKKRYLYKITELEDRIKRADDILAEGNRKLEEFVAKAEEHCSRDRVTIYPNDTQETIAQDYQETRFDLERAESALGTSLEEVLDQLEKAKAKCDKAEGELESLSSASRKLNAEVNARFNFLHTIIQSSIQEAKRTFEKAMWLRGFQGTLKFDFAEKTLQLNVQTGNDEKKRTVESLSGGEKSFSQIALLLSIWKVMNSRIRGLDEFDVYMDSVNRSISIKLLLKELKRYPKSQNIFITPQDIAVVGELNDKGVKIHKMSAPREE, encoded by the coding sequence ATGACTGTACCGTATAAAAGGAAACATGACGCGGATTCTTTATTCGATGCCAGAAATGGTGGTGAAGGCGTGTCAGAATATATGTCACAACTATTGATTAACTCATCTGATCAACCCAGAAAACGAAGAACAATGACTCAAGCCCCTAGTAGAAATGGACGTGAAAGTGCATCAGAAACTGAATCTATTTCAGGTGCTGATTCGGATTCTGACGGGGAAtcagatgatgatgaagacgatgaggacgacgacgatgatgatgaggaggaggatgatgatgatgacgtTGGTTCAGATCCGGCTAAAGCGGGGGTTATTGAGAAATTAACTTTAAAGAACTTTATGTGCCACGattcatttgaattgaaattgggACCCCAGttgaattttattattggaaGAAATGGGTCAGGAAAGAGTGCAATCTTAACTGGTATATCTGTAGGGTTAGGTGCCAAAGCAACTGATACAAATAGAGGAAGCACTATCAGAGATTTAATCAAAGATGGGAAATCTACTTCTCGAATCACAGTGGTTCTCAAAAATGAAGGGTCAGACGCGTATAAACCAGACGTTTTCGGGAagaaaatcattattgaaagaaaattacAAAGATCTGGTTCCAATACATACAGCATTAAAAATGAAGCAGGAAAAGTAGTGTCAAACAAAAAGAGTGTTTTGGATGAGATTCTTTACAAGTTTTCTATCACCATTGATAATCCACTCGCCTTCTTGTCTCAAGACAAAGCTAGAGAATTCTTAACATCATCGAGTGATAAAAACAAGTATGAATATTTTATGGATGGGGCATTTATCACTGATATCCTTGAAAACTATACAAGTATTTCCAACAATGTCCAAGTGTTGGATAATAAAGTCCGTCAAGCTGAAGAATACACCAAGGTGGCTAAACAAGAATACAAAGCAATTGCCAAAGTTCATAATGCGCATAGAACTAATGATGCATTAAGAAACAAATTGGAAATGTTGAATGCCAAAATCTATTGGTTCAATGTTCAAACCATcgagaaaaaaattgatcaagaaAATCGACAAAAAGACACTTGCTTGCAAGAAATTGAGCAGGCCAAAAACCAGATTGATGTTtgtgaaaaagaaattgaagcAAAAATTCCTCGAAAGGATGCTGCTGATCAGCAAGTTAAGGAAGTGGAAAGCCAAATAAAAGATATAGTGGAAGAATTTGAGGGACTTCGAAGCAAAAGATCTGAGATGAAATCTGAGTtagaaatcaataaaaaggaaacgaaaaagaatattgatgaaatgaATAGTTTGAAAGAAGATATTACTAGGACCGAGACTAAGATAGAACAGgagagaagaagaattcaaGAACTACAAGGGGGAAACAAGGAGAAAATGgctgaagaattggaaaagtTAAACTCTGAAATTGATGAGTTGGAAAgtcaattggaaaatttgaaaaaacaactTGTGGAAATGCAAGATAATCCTGATCCCGAGTTGAGATCTGTAAGTCAACAAAGGGAGAAATCAAGACAGAAAATTGCCGATTTACAAAACCAAAAGCGTCAATTAGAGAAAGAGTCTGTATCAAAATATTCGCCTTGGGGTTCTCGTATGGCTGAATTGATAAAAGCGATTAAAAGACATCCTGATTGGGTGCAAGAGCCAATCGGTCCTATTGGTAGCTATATTCATGTAAAGAATCAATACAATAATTGGAAACCTTTGTTATCTAccattttgaataaaaccTTGGATTCATTTATTGTTACCAATGAAGGTGATAGAAGTAGGTTGGACAGATTACTCAAGCAATATCAAATACGTAGCAACATTATTGTCAAGAAAACAGAAAGATTGAACTATGCTTCCGGTAAAGCAGATTCTGCATTCACCACTGTTTTAGACATGTTAAATGTGGAAAATGATACGATTTTGTATGCTTTGATTGATATAAAttccattgaaaaaaatgttaTAGTAGAATCTGCCAGTGAAGCTAGAGATTCATGCAGGAGAAGAAATGTCCAAAATTCTTTAGTTCTTTTCAGAAAGGATTCCGGTCATAGAATGAGTTATCAAAACAACACCTTTAGACAAGATCCTATATACTACCAAAATGGAATGGCCAAGTTTGGGGTCGCTAATATGTCAGATTTGATCAGTGATCTACAACGTGAATTGGATGAAGAACATAGACATCAAAATGATTTAGAAAGACGGGCCAGAAgtataaaaatgaaattggaTGCCAAGAGAGATAATCTTGTATCTGAATCTCGTGCCATCAAGAGAAATTtagatcaattgaaaagaaatcgTAGTACTTTAGAGGATCAATTGgaagttgaagttgattattcaaatatcACCACATTGGAAGCAAGAATAGAAGACAATAATGAACAAATCCGTAGATTGGTTGCTTTGAACGAAGCATTATTAGAAAATCTTTCTCAGATGAATGAAAATTATAAGgatttgaaacaacaaattgaagattGCAAATCCAAAAAAGTTAAACATGAAACCATTCGAGAAAAATTTGTGAAACAGTTAGTTGAGATTGAAactgaaattgaaaccCAAGAGGACCTTAAAAAACGTTATTTATACAAGATAACTGAATTGGAAGATAGAATCAAAAGAGCTGACGATATACTTGCTGAAGGGAATCGTAAATTGGAAGAATTTGTTGCCAAAGCTGAAGAACATTGTAGCAGAGATAGAGTTACCATATACCCTAATGATACCCAAGAGACGATAGCACAAGATTATCAAGAGACTCgttttgatttggaaaGAGCAGAAAGTGCTCTTGGAACTTCATTGGAAGAAGTCTTGGACCAACTAGAAAAAGCAAAGGCAAAATGTGACAAAGCCGAGGGGGAATTAGAATCTTTGAGTTCTGCATcaagaaaattaaatgCAGAAGTTAATGCtagattcaatttcttaCATACTATAATCCAATCTTCAATTCAAGAGGCAAAAAGAACTTTTGAAAAAGCCATGTGGTTAAGAGGATTCCAAGGTactttgaaatttgattttgccGAAAAAACATTACAATTGAATGTACAAACTGGTAACGATGAAAAGAAACGTACCGTGGAATCATTATCTGGTGGtgaaaaatcattttcacAAATTGCCTTATTGTTATCTATTTGGAAAGTGATGAATTCTCGTATTAGAGGTTTAGATGAGTTTGATGTTTATATGGATTCAGTGAATCGTTCTATTAGTATtaaattgttattgaaagaattaaagAGATATCCAAAATCACagaatatttttattactCCTCAGGatattgctgttgttggagaattaaatgataaagGAGTGAAAATTCACAAAATGTCTGCCCCTAGAGAGGAATAA
- a CDS encoding uncharacterized protein (Ortholog of C. dubliniensis CD36 : Cd36_71420, C. parapsilosis CDC317 : CPAR2_300980, Candida tenuis NRRL Y-1498 : CANTEDRAFT_94952 and Debaryomyces hansenii CBS767 : DEHA2A05346g), with translation MNIGRRIRPRKLHLRLYSQVKVPWSLETPITPKTVTDILPHFVQLPIEEQDTLIEKHPKLLNVQLQIMLYSESDSLKTFKFICKYGQHLQSEFIQIFIYNLLLSNNLKATTTLLHQLLHENKEFQMSNELWALYMDKVCYMGDYLGATMIYHELVDNVKFYEETSYLVQTNNLMPFLINESTLVALAYIFRNNKDASRVGGIIQYFRRFYSFLRSQYIYKSLLILQIESYAELGDLEQCLKLFTAFGFNHNQSDVKRNRNVQAGWENIHKRHEAIQTNENPLLYKDSKYDLDIHQNLLAEICNTELFNPIIHRNVYSSSKTGHNPVINGSISVNDLPALETLITEKVATMEMRELLHLTKMSHQSINLFIVAGLCNVNKPHMALQYLKTLSHIFPTISRKNLIKNQNFIRILHATQDVELAKEVMNYYRDIHNDYINVQVLQA, from the coding sequence ATGAATATTGGGCGTCGAATACGACCGAGGAAACTACATTTGAGATTATATTCTCAAGTGAAAGTTCCGTGGTCATTGGAAACTCCAATAACTCCTAAAACAGTTACAGATATTTTACCtcattttgttcaattaccaattgaagaacaagatacattaattgaaaaacatCCTAAATTACTCAATGTACAATTACAAATAATGCTATATTCTGAACTGGATAGTTTGAAGacattcaaatttatttgtaAGTACGGTCAACATTTGCAATCAGAATTTATTCAGATATTTATTTACAATTTacttttatcaaataaCCTCAAGGCAACAACTACATTATTGCATCAGCTTTTACACGAAAATAAAGAGTTTCAAATGTCAAATGAATTATGGGCATTATATATGGATAAAGTTTGTTATATGGGGGATTATCTTGGGGCAACAATGATATATCATGAATTAGTTGATAACGTAAAGTTTTATGAAGAAACAAGTTATTTAGtacaaacaaataatctAATGCCATTCTTGATCAATGAATCTACCTTGGTAGCTTTAGCATATATATTtagaaacaacaaagacGCGTCACGAGTTGGTGGCATAATACAGTATTTTCGTCgattttattcatttttacGTTCACAATATATTTACAAGtctttattgattttgcaAATTGAATCATATGCTGAACTTGGAGACCTAGAACAAtgtttaaaattatttacaGCTTTTGGATTTAATCATAATCAAAGTGATGTAAAAAGAAACAGGAATGTGCAAGCAGGATGGGAGAATATACACAAACGACATGAAGCCATCCAAACCAATGAGAATCCATTATTATACAAGGATTCAAAATATGATTTGGATATTCACCAGAATTTATTAGCTGAAATTTGTAATACCGAGTTATTTAATCCTATCATTCATAGAAATGTCTATTCTTCATCTAAAACTGGACACAACCCAGTTATCAATGGATCTATATCTGTCAATGATTTGCCAGCTTTGGAAACGTTAATCACTGAAAAAGTGGCTACCATGGAAATGAGGGAATTATTACATCTAACAAAAATGTctcatcaatcaattaatcttTTCATAGTTGCTGGATTATGCAATGTCAATAAACCACATATGGCACTTCagtatttgaaaacattatCACATATTTTCCCCACTATATCAAGGAAAAATCTTataaagaatcaaaattttattcGTATTTTACATGCTACACAAGATGTGGAACTCGCCAAGGAAGTGATGAACTATTATCGTGATATCCATAATGACTACATTAATGTTCAAGTGTTACAAGCGTAA
- a CDS encoding membrane insertase (Conserved mitochondrial inner membrane insertase; mediates insertion of mitochondrial- and nuclear-encoded proteins from the matrix into the inner membrane; Spider biofilm repressed), translating to MLRLGLTRSFRATSASLKTVRVGIPSNIATRSPLIYSSIRFNSSTTTSGTEIQDKLTSFDDTTTSAILENVTNLHSDQLGYLQSIGLAQGWGPTSLIERLLEVTHVYTGLPWWGTIVVATIAVRLVLFPLYVRASSNATKMSKIKPQIDELLQQIKTGDTVDQMRAMEKRRLIMKENGVSTLATLFPAVQLPLAYGFFQALRKMANHNVEGFSDQGYAWFQNLIEVDPYLGLQAISAAAIIAVVRVGGETGQHAMAAGMKKVMTVVPIASIFITKGFASAIILYFAVNSIFSLIQSSLFKSSWFRKIAGMPPKLSLAEMQANNPKANQSIKDMVSKFVDDSKEKSIKQARETNKKLEATQRRKDSVNQGFIKRH from the coding sequence ATGCTTAGATTAGGGTTGACCCGCTCATTTAGAGCAACTTCAGCATCTTTGAAAACCGTTAGGGTTGGAATTCCCTCTAACATAGCCACCCGGTCACCTTTAATATACTCATCAATCAGATTCAATTCATCGACAACAACTAGTGGGACTGAAATCCAAGATAAATTGACTTCATTTGATGATACCACCACTTCTGCTATACTTGAAAATGTTACAAATTTACATTCTGATCAATTGGGATATTTGCAATCCATCGGTCTAGCTCAAGGTTGGGGACCAACAAGTTTGATTGAAAGATTATTAGAAGTTACTCATGTTTATACTGGGTTACCATGGTGGGGtactattgttgttgctacCATTGCTGTTAGACTTGTTTTGTTTCCATTATATGTCAGAGCATCATCTAATGCAACTAAGATGTCTAAAATAAAACCACAAATTGACGAATTATTACAACAAATTAAGACTGGTGATACAGTTGACCAAATGAGAGCTATGGAAAAAAGAAGACTTATTATGAAAGAAAATGGTGTTTCCACATTAGCCACTTTATTTCCTGCCGTCCAATTACCATTGGCATATGGGTTTTTCCAAGCTTTGAGAAAAATGGCTAATCATAATGTTGAAGGGTTTTCTGATCAAGGGTATGCttggtttcaaaatttgattgaagtTGATCCATATTTGGGATTACAAGCTATTTCTGCTGCTGCCATCATTGCTGTTGTTAGAGTGGGTGGTGAAACTGGTCAACATGCCATGGCAGCAGGTATGAAAAAAGTCATGACTGTTGTTCCAATTGCTTCTATTTTCATTACTAAAGGGTTTGCATCTGCtattattttgtattttgcTGTTAACTCGATATTTTCCCTTATCCAAAGTAGTTTGTTCAAAAGTAGTTGGTTTAGGAAAATTGCTGGTATGCCTCCTAAATTGAGTCTTGCAGAAATGCAAGCCAATAATCCTAAAGCAAACCAATCTATTAAAGATATGGTGAGCAAATTTGTTGACGAtagtaaagaaaaatctaTTAAACAAGCTAGAGaaactaataaaaaattggaagctactcaaagaagaaaagataGCGTGAATCAAGGGTTCATCAAAAGACATTAA
- a CDS encoding uncharacterized protein (Ortholog(s) have role in mitochondrial respiratory chain complex IV assembly, negative regulation of mitochondrial translation and integral component of mitochondrial inner membrane localization) codes for MGKLVGAPKGHDRYRDPKTHQITPALYRVRAPFFWRNTIALFAVSSIPLAVYLYTFKKMGDDDLGDIPIPPISDEELQKLKLEYENQK; via the exons ATGGGTAAATTAGTAGGAGCACC AAAAGGGCATGATCGTTACAGAGATCCAAAAACTCATCAAATCACGCCAGCCTTGTACAGAGTAAGAGCTCCATTTTTCTGGAGAAATACTATTGCTTTATTTGCCGTCAGTAGTATACCGTTAGCTGTGTACTTGTATACATTTAAGAAAATGGGAGATGATGATCTTGGTGATATCCCTATTCCACCAATcagtgatgaagaattacaaAAGTTGAAATTGGAATAcgaaaaccaaaaatag